A stretch of DNA from Methanoplanus endosymbiosus:
ATCAGGTAAAAGTTTTTTTGCAGTCATCATTATTACAGGTATATCTGAAATTTCAGAATCGGCCCTGATATAATCCAGAGTTTCCCAGCCATCCATAACAGGCATTATGATATCAAGAAGAATTAAATCTGTTTTGACTGACTTAAGCTGCTCTATACCTTTTAATCCGGAAATTGAATTATATACACTGTAGCCCTCATTTTCGAGAACTTCAGCGAATATATTATTGATTAGTTCCATATCATCGATTATAAGTATCGTTTTCATGACCGGATTCCGTATAAATAGATCAAACATTATACTCAGTGTTGAGACATAAATGTTGATTCCAAATAATAAATAACAAATTTATTCTCAAAGTAAATAAGTATTCTGAATTGTATTTATATGTACAACTGAATAATTATCTCAATTTAGATGTAATTAATATTAATGTCTGAAAGAAAATCTAAAATTCAAAAATACATTTATACTTGTAAAAAAAACCAGAGAATATGAAATTACTGACAAATAATAAATTATTCATAGATACAATTCTCATCTTTTCAGTCCTGATAACAGTAATAATTACATGGTACTGCCTTCAGAATCAGATACTCAATGTTTTTCCGCATATATACTATATCCCTGTAATATTATCTGCCTATATCTACCGGAAATACGGAATGATACTGATATCAGGTCTCTGCATATATTACATTACAGCTGTTGGATTTTTTTATTTCACGGATTTTACAGTTATGATGTCTGCGGTAATACGGGTCCTTGCATATATTCTGATTGGCTATATAATAATCATTCTTGCTGAAAGAATAGAGGACGAACGTAAGATATTTCATAAAACATTTGAATACTCAAAATGCGGTCTTGCACTCATATCTCCGGATTTAAAGATCCTGGTTATGAATCCGGAAATGGAAAATATCTCAGGATATACAAATTATACTGAAAAAAAACTTGAAATAAAAGATCTCTTCAGCGATAAAAATTATAACGAAATAGACAGCTGTGTCGAAGGTAAAAAAGAATTCTGCTACAGGGAAGTAATTTTAAAATCCAAAAGCGGTGAGGATAAAACTGTCATAGTTAATTTTACAGATTTAACAGAGAAAAATCTGATATTACTCTCATTAACAGACATTACAAAAAGAGTTGAAGCGGAATATAAGATCAAATCTTCAGAGATGAAATTTAGGACACTGTGGGAGAATATATCCGCAGGAATGATTATCATTGATGAAAAAACACATGAGATCATATCTGCCAATCCGGAGATAAACAGGCTGAGTGGATATGATAAAGAAGAAATTGAAGGTCAGATCTGTCATAATTTCATCTGCCCAAATAAAGCGGGCAAATGCCCCATATCAGATCTGAAGCAGGACGTAAATCATACAGAAACAATACTGATTACAAAGAATAAAGACAGAATTCCGGTACTAAAATCCGCTGCCATTGCTGAAATTGATGATAAAAAGGTTATCATTGAAAATATAATAGATATCAGAAAACAGAAAGAGGCCGAACTTGATCTATTATCATATGTACGTGAGACGGCACTCAGAATTAAAAATCCTGTTGATATAGTGAAGCAGTATCTGATTGATCTTATCTGCGAACTTAAAGAAGAGCAGGAGATTGACAGAGAAGATTTAATAATACAGCTATCAGTACAGATCTATAACCTCAGGGTAATAAAAGACAACCTTTCTGATATGGACAGAGCAATTGCAGAGAACAGAAAGGAAATTCCGGATGCATTCAGAGAATACCTTACAAAATAACCAGTTTATGGAAAAAATAAATATTTTCCCGGATGATAATCCGGGGATAATGCTTGCATTTATAACGCCGGAGAATATGAGAGATACAACGATATATCTGGTGAAAAAAGCCTCAGAAATAGCAGATCAGATCATATATCTCTCAGTTAATCAGCCAGCACCTTACCTTAATAAACAATTTAAAAAATCCGGAATTGATGTTTCAAAAATATATTATATTGACACAATTACAAAATATGCCATAGGTAAACCACCTGATGATTTTGATCAGGGTACATTCTTAAATACACCATCTGATCTGACGGGCATGAGTGTTGCAATATCTGAGTGCATAAAAGAATACAATAAAGGAAAGGTGGTTGTGTGCCTGGATTCAGTTAATGCAATGCTTATTCATATGCCTTCCAAGAGTGTATCAAAATTCATACATTTTATAACGTCAAAGATGAAGGTATTAAATATTTCAGGAATATACTTCGCCATTGAAGAAGGGCTTGATCCTGTAATTATCTCTCAGCTGACCGTATTTTCAGATTCAATATTCAAAACCGGAAATCTGCCGGAAAGTCCTGAAAACACGGATTAACTGCAATGCAGGCAGACAGACCATTTCTGTTCAGAACCATAAATCAGGGACAGATTATTCAGAAGAGATCTTTTCAATGAATCCGGATATATAAAGTCATTCATAAACCCGCGGGTTCACAGATGGCAGATGAAACAAATGTTTCATAGAAGATTCACGATCATAATATGCAGATGCACAATCAGATAATAACCAGGTTATCTGACCGGAGATTTAGATTAACTGTTCATCTCTCTGAAAAGCGGAAATATTCTTTTGGAATATAAATCTCAAACTTTGCACCTTCACCATAAATGCCCGTCTCCTTTATTGTAATTTCAGTGATTGACAGTATTTCTACAGATAAAAAGAGTCCAAAGCCGGTATTCTGATAATATTGTCTCTTAAAGATCTTCTCTTTTACATCCGGAGGAACACCCACGCCATCGTCCTGACATACAAAGACAAGTTTATCCGGCATCACTTCATATGAAAATGAAATGGTGGTTATCTTTTCGCCATATTTTACTGCATTGTCAAAGAGATTATAGATAACTTTTTCAAAGAGCGGATCTGCAAATATCTCAAGGTTATTGACCGGATTTACAGTCTGAAGATCACTGAATGACTTTATCCGGGAAATTTTCCGGATGATAAAACCAACATTCTGCCAGTGCGGGGATGAAGCACCGAGATTACTGTAATCCCTTGTGAAGAGTATCTGTTTTTCAACAATATCCACCGAAGAGACGACATTTTTAAGATATTCAGAGGTTTTTGTGCCGGCAGGAATCTCATTACGATCTCCAATCAGTTCAAGATATCCTTCAATTGCTGTAAGCTGATTTAAGACATCATGTCTGGTAATGCCGCTCAGGAGGTTTAGTTTCTTATTTATCTCCTGTAAAGCTTTTTCTGCTGCTTTCTGTTCTGTTACATCCTGCAATGCACCGGAAACTTTTATGGTTATGCCATTTTTATCCATAATGCGTTCAGCCACAGATTTAATAATCTTCTGAGGACTGCCGT
This window harbors:
- a CDS encoding DUF7504 family protein; its protein translation is MEKINIFPDDNPGIMLAFITPENMRDTTIYLVKKASEIADQIIYLSVNQPAPYLNKQFKKSGIDVSKIYYIDTITKYAIGKPPDDFDQGTFLNTPSDLTGMSVAISECIKEYNKGKVVVCLDSVNAMLIHMPSKSVSKFIHFITSKMKVLNISGIYFAIEEGLDPVIISQLTVFSDSIFKTGNLPESPENTD
- a CDS encoding PAS domain-containing protein, whose protein sequence is MKLLTNNKLFIDTILIFSVLITVIITWYCLQNQILNVFPHIYYIPVILSAYIYRKYGMILISGLCIYYITAVGFFYFTDFTVMMSAVIRVLAYILIGYIIIILAERIEDERKIFHKTFEYSKCGLALISPDLKILVMNPEMENISGYTNYTEKKLEIKDLFSDKNYNEIDSCVEGKKEFCYREVILKSKSGEDKTVIVNFTDLTEKNLILLSLTDITKRVEAEYKIKSSEMKFRTLWENISAGMIIIDEKTHEIISANPEINRLSGYDKEEIEGQICHNFICPNKAGKCPISDLKQDVNHTETILITKNKDRIPVLKSAAIAEIDDKKVIIENIIDIRKQKEAELDLLSYVRETALRIKNPVDIVKQYLIDLICELKEEQEIDREDLIIQLSVQIYNLRVIKDNLSDMDRAIAENRKEIPDAFREYLTK